The Acropora muricata isolate sample 2 chromosome 4, ASM3666990v1, whole genome shotgun sequence genome contains the following window.
GCCATAGTGTCTTTGCCGTTAAGCTTGTGCAAGGGCCCCTCGATCCAGATGGGGAAGAAGTTCTGCAGGCATGTGTCTTTTCTCATACACTATTGAATCTGAGTAGGTCGAGATCCACATACTTTTTAGGGTACATTACCCAGAGGGAATCTGCAAGGGTCAAACAAGCTGTTAAAACACCACGCCAATATTTTGGAGGGTAGGTGCCGTAAAGGTAGCAATGGAGGAGACAGCACTCTCCTCAGCAGCAAGgaggtcaccatggcaaccGAGCCACAGTCCACCTCCCAAGGGTAATCACCAAGCAAGCGGGTGCTTGGAGAAAGGAGGGACTGTGGACCAGAGGCCATGGGACCGTCCTTACCCCCAAAAAACACCCCAAGCACCAGTACCCCGCGACCCCTGCAGGCTGAGTGGGGGCAGAAGCACAGACCGCTATAGGCAGTAGCAATCGCAAGGGCAGTATGCAAAACGCCCAACGCAAAACAAATGACAAGCAACTGCAAACATCCAGTAGCCAGTGGATGGGTAGGAACCGCAAGAGGCTGAACCGCAAACCTGCCAACCAGCAGGGTGAGTGGCAAGGCCAGAAGCAGCACCACTTCGGCAAGTGCGACCAGACTCAATACTTACCCGCGGCAGGAGAGCAACAACGCAACGCAAATGACAGTCACTGACCAATCAGGTCAACTTACCAACTGAAGGGCAGCTAAATTATTGGCTTTCCCATGGCCACAATAATCGCTTATTTAAGCAGTGTCAAATCGCAGGGAATACTGTGCAAGGCTGGTGAGCAAGTACAGACAGCAGAATGCAAACTGACTGAAAAGAACTTACCAACTACCAGTTATTGTGACAGCATGGAGGTTGCTTGAGCGAGAACCTCTGCAGGAGTCCTAATATACAGTTTATAGGCACCACTATTCCAACGCCCCATGGCCTGAATAAGATGATCGGGAATTTCAGAGCGAGCAGCAACCGTTGCAGCACCGATCCTGAAGCTATGACTCAAAAAGGATCCCTCTATACCTGCAGCTGCGAAAATATCTTTAAGCCAACGTGTCAAAAGGGCACGAGAGAGAGGTTGGCCAGATGAAAGGAGAAACAAAGGACGAGGCGACTGGCCTCGGAGAGGTAAATACTGTATGAGGGCAGATAATGCACAGAGCGGAGGACGACCCATGCCAATGTAGAGGCAGCAGCCCTTCCGAAAAGGGTCAGTCTTGGAAGCCTTGATGTTAAGTTGAAGGCAGGATGGTGAAACATGAGAATCCACAGCAATGTCGCTGATCGACAGATGGACGAGGGGATTGAAAGCTGACAAGGACGAAACTGTAAATTCAGAGGAGCGGAGAAACCCAAAGTAGGCAAGGGTAGAGGCAGCCCAGAACATCAAGTGATCATGGTTGAACAAGCAGAGGGACTTGTATATAATGAGCATGTGGTGGTCTGTAATAGGAAAGCGTGAAGAACCTGTTGAGCCTTGAGTCCGCTTTATCCCGCGCAGGACACGTTGCAATTGCAGGAAGTCCACCAGAGGGTCCGGAAGACCAAGATCAATGTGCATGGAACGAACAGCAGATAAATAAATCTTGATGGACGATGAACAAAGTGAGGAGGAGAGATGGGTTGCGAACAGGCAAAGAGTCCACTCACTCGCAGGACAGGGCGAACCACTAGGGTGAAGCCGTCCAGCTTGAGAACAGAAGTTGACAAAACGAAGCTGAGCAGATTTGTAAGTGCGGTGTGTAGAGGAAGCCAATCCCTGGGCCATCAGAGAAAAGCAGTCCGTTTCTAAGCTGGATAAATTAATGTGTCCCACAAGTGAGGAGGGATGACTGTAGGTTGGTGGTCGGCATGGGGGGCCAGCCGATGAAAGGCCTGCCAATTAAAACGAGACAAGGCGTCAGAGATCTTGTTATCAGAACCAGCAATGTGCTGAGcagtaaaaaagaaattatgcgTAGCAGCCTTCATCAGAAGTGCGCGGAGCAGATGCATCACGTCGGGAGCTGTAGAAGTACGAGAGTTCATAATATGTACCACAGATTCATTATCGCAGCGGAAAAGCACAACTTGTCTAAACCATGAAGGACCCCAGATGTGAGCTGAAACAACTATGGGAAAAAGTTCCTTGTACTCGATAGAAGAGGACTGAAGCACTGACGGCCATTTGCCATACAGCCAGTGTGAGCCAAAGATCGCACCAAACCCTAGAGAACCAGAGGCATCGCTGGACATCTCCAGGTTAATTGGGGGAGAGAGACCTGGGTAAACCCAGAAGTAAACACCTAAAACTGCAATCACAGTAAGCACGTGTTCAGCCAATAGGATATCCCTGTCTAGAAGGGTAAATATTGTAAGAACAGCGAAAAGCAAGCCAGCGAAAGAGAAAGGGAGAAGGAAATGAACCTTTAATAAATGAATTGCTCAAACGTAAGCACAACGCTAATAAGTAGTGTAACGCATGTAGGAAAGGAAAATACTCTGACGT
Protein-coding sequences here:
- the LOC136912849 gene encoding uncharacterized protein, yielding MFWAASTLAYFGFLRSSEFTVSSLSAFNPLVHLSISDIAVDSHVSPSCLQLNIKASKTDPFRKGCCLYIGMGRPPLCALSALIQYLPLRGQSPRPLFLLSSGQPLSRALLTRWLKDIFAAAGIEGSFLSHSFRIGAATVAARSEIPDHLIQAMGRWNSGAYKLYIRTPAEVLAQATSMLSQ